The following coding sequences lie in one Periophthalmus magnuspinnatus isolate fPerMag1 chromosome 24, fPerMag1.2.pri, whole genome shotgun sequence genomic window:
- the snw1 gene encoding SNW domain-containing protein 1 yields MSLANFLPAPTQLSQDQLETEERQRAHKSYSTALVASRREPPPYRHRKGWVPRALEDFGDGGAFPEIHVAQFPLEMGRKKKTSNALAVQVDAEGKIKYDAIARQGQGKDKVVFSKYTDLLPKEVLNEEASELQKPDEEAIQELTEKTRDALSKAVSQKIAAAMPVRAADKLAPAQYIRYTPSQQGVAFNSGAKQRVIRMVEMQKDPMEPPRFKINKKIPRGPPSPPAPVMHSPSRKMTVKEQQEWKIPPCISNWKNAKGYTIPLDKRLAADGRGLQTVHINENFAKLAEALYIADRKAREAVEMRAQVEKKIAQKEKEKKEDKLRELAQMARDRRAGIKSHGDKGGGDDDDGEARERDEIRYDRRKGRQHDRNISRAAPDKRSKLQRDQDRDISELIALGVPNPRTSSEVQYDQRLFNQSKGMDSGFAGGEDETYNVYDQPFRGNKNMASNIYRPSKNIDKDTYADDLDSLMRSNRFVPDRGFTGADHQSRPEGPVQFEEDPFGLDKFLEEAKQHGGSKRPSTSGRSKDDYHDKKRRKE; encoded by the exons ATGTCTCTGGCTAA CTTTTTACCGGCTCCCACGCAGCTGTCCCAGGACCAGCTCGAGACCGAGGAGAGGCAGCGGGCTCATAAGTCTTACTCCACTGCCCTGGTCGCATCCCGGAGAGAGCCACCCCCTTACAGGCACAGGAAAGGCTGGGTCCCCCGTGCACTTGAG GATTTTGGAGATGGAGGTGCTTTCCCCGAGATCCATGTGGCCCAGTTTCCCCTGGAAATGGGTCGCAAGAAAAAGACGTCGAATGCCCTCGCAGTTCAGGTGGACGCAGAGGGGAAGATCAAGTATGATGCTATTGCGAGACAAGGACAGGGCAAAGACAAAGTGGTGTTCAGTAAATACACAGACCTCCTTCCCAAAGAAGTGCTGAACGAGGAGGCTTCAGAACTACAGAAACCAGATGAGGAGGCCATACAAGAG tTGACAGAAAAGACCCGTGACGCCCTGAGCAAAGCTGTGTCCCAAAAGATTGCTGCAGCCATGCCAGTGAGAGCAGCAGACAAGCTAGCCCCCGCACAGTACATCAG ATACACGCCATCTCAACAAGGTGTGGCCTTTAATTCAGGGGCCAAACAAAGAGTGATTCGAATGGTGGAGATGCAGAAAGACCCAATGGAACCTCCAAGATTCAA GATTAACAAAAAGATTCCTAGAGGACCACCTTCACCTCCTGCCCCAGTCATGCACTCTCCAAGCAGAAAG ATGACTGTAAAGGAACAGCAAGAGTGGAAGATTCCTCCATGTATTTCAAACTGGAAGAACGCAAAG GGTTACACAATTCCACTGGACAAACGTCTGGCAGCTGATGGCAGAGGTCTTCAAACTGTACATATTAATGAAAACTTTGCTAAACTGGCTGAGGCTCTTTACATTGCTGATAGGAAG GCCAGAGAAGCTGTGGAGATGAGAGCACAGGTGGAGAAGAAGATTGcacagaaagagaaggagaagaaggaggacaAACTCAGGGAGCTGGCTCAGATGGCCCGAGATCGCAGAGCCGGCATCAAGagccatggagacaaaggaG gtggtgatgatgatgacggAGAGGCCAGGGAGCGTGACGAGATCCGCTACGACAGACGGAAGGGGAGGCAGCACGACAGGAACATCTCCAGAGCAGCGCCCGATAAAAG GTCAAAGCTGCAGAGAGACCAGGACAGAGACATCAGTGAGCTCATCGCTCTGGGAGTCCCAAATCCACGGACCTCCAGCGAAGTCCAGTACGACCAGCGCCTCTTCAACCAGAGCAAG GGTATGGACAGTGGTTTTGCCGGTGGAGAGGATGAGACGTACAATGTTTACGACCAGCCATTCCGCGGCAACAAAAACATGGCGTCCAACATCTACAGGCCGAGCAAGAACATCGACAAGGACACCTACGCCGATGACCTGGACTCACTCATGCGCAGCAACAG GTTTGTGCCGGACAGGGGCTTCACTGGAGCGGACCACCAGAGCCGACCGGAGGGGCCTGTCCAGTTCGAGGAGGATCCCTTTGGTCTGGACAAGTTCTTGGAGGAGGCCAAGCAGCACGGGGGCTCCAAAAGACCCTCCACCAGCGGCCGCTCCAAAGACGACTACCACGACAAGAAACGCAGGAAGGAGTGA